In Leisingera sp. NJS204, one DNA window encodes the following:
- a CDS encoding glycosyltransferase family 10 domain-containing protein, with protein MIKIYMAGKHMKRSPLSYSALAPLFEGWVERVSEPEQADLYLFTHILDIEEAPQAAITAWRQRRKPIVLLSEEPFWDTIWGCRPLNRELIVETRFGAVPVIQLNHATTSIFRFSRIPYYLLTNHRFANAYAARFARNAALDAADWQACFEARSTDIAFMFERRPEPYHAVEWPEAGIIGLCSWRTELAEAVQAGTVERLGQSWQDGQSRFQQRNWYLDKLTRLDRRARMLGAFENTHQPDYVTEKIFDAFACGSVPLYFASPEHRIHDFGLPEGAWINFYGRTAREAAEQLEGLGCSRSRVQGWGQDRFAAYACAQRQLAELFCNPALWLAERKRLGAAVKSALTGVLDGPCEQYPGSGTAA; from the coding sequence GTGATCAAAATTTACATGGCCGGCAAGCACATGAAACGGTCGCCGCTCAGCTACAGTGCCCTGGCACCGCTGTTTGAAGGCTGGGTCGAACGCGTTTCGGAACCAGAGCAGGCCGATTTGTATCTCTTTACCCATATACTGGACATTGAAGAGGCGCCGCAGGCGGCAATCACAGCCTGGCGGCAGCGGCGCAAGCCGATTGTGCTTTTGTCGGAAGAGCCGTTCTGGGATACAATCTGGGGCTGCCGGCCGCTGAATCGGGAACTGATCGTGGAAACCCGCTTCGGCGCGGTGCCAGTGATTCAACTGAATCATGCCACCACCAGTATTTTCCGTTTTTCTCGAATTCCCTATTACCTTTTGACCAACCACCGTTTTGCCAATGCCTATGCGGCCCGTTTCGCGCGCAATGCAGCATTGGACGCAGCAGACTGGCAGGCGTGTTTCGAAGCGCGCAGCACCGATATCGCATTCATGTTCGAGCGCCGCCCGGAACCTTACCACGCGGTGGAATGGCCAGAGGCCGGTATTATTGGCCTGTGTTCCTGGCGGACAGAACTGGCCGAAGCCGTGCAGGCCGGCACAGTGGAGCGGCTGGGCCAAAGCTGGCAGGACGGCCAAAGCAGATTCCAGCAGCGCAACTGGTATCTGGATAAGCTCACCCGCCTGGACCGCCGGGCCCGGATGCTGGGGGCGTTTGAGAATACCCATCAGCCGGATTATGTGACCGAGAAGATATTCGATGCATTCGCCTGCGGATCTGTGCCGCTCTATTTTGCGTCGCCAGAACATCGTATCCATGATTTTGGCTTGCCTGAGGGCGCCTGGATCAATTTTTACGGGCGGACGGCGCGAGAAGCGGCGGAGCAACTGGAAGGGTTGGGCTGCAGCCGGAGCCGGGTTCAAGGCTGGGGGCAGGACCGTTTCGCGGCTTACGCCTGTGCGCAGCGGCAGCTGGCAGAGCTGTTTTGCAACCCCGCGCTCTGGCTGGCGGAGCGTAAGCGGCTGGGTGCGGCAGTGAAATCCGCTTTGACCGGTGTTCTGGACGGGCCGTGTGAACAGTATCCGGGCAGCGGCACGGCTGCCTAA
- a CDS encoding mannose-1-phosphate guanylyltransferase/mannose-6-phosphate isomerase: MITPILLCGGSGTRLWPLSRKSYPKQFVPLTGEETLFQASAARLSGEGFSSPVVLTNSDFRFIVTEQLAGAGIDPGAVLIEPAGRNTAPAVLAAALWLEKQDPDALMLVAPSDHVVPDAAAFRTAVTAGEAAARAGRLVTFGIKPDRAETGYGYLELAEDPGDFTPRPIGLKRFVEKPDAQTAAQMLASGQYLWNAGIFLFSVKTILAAFRAHAPDLLAPVQAAVDQGQPDLGFLRLDPAAWQGAADISIDYAVMEKAANLSVVPFAGGWSDLGGWDAVWRESGPDAAGVVTAGPATAIDCADSLLRSEGEGLELVGIGLENIIAVAMPDAVLVAAADRAQDVKQAVAALKEKRAKQATEFPMDHRPWGWFESLAVGDRFQVKRIHVHPGAALSLQSHHHRSEHWIVVEGTAKVTVNGTEQLVSENQSVYIPLGAVHRMENPGKVPMVLIEVQTGSYLGEDDIIRYEDVYARGQGAKG; the protein is encoded by the coding sequence ATGATTACCCCCATCCTCCTTTGCGGCGGCTCCGGCACCCGGCTGTGGCCCCTGTCGCGCAAGAGCTACCCCAAGCAGTTTGTGCCGCTGACCGGGGAGGAGACGCTGTTTCAGGCCTCGGCGGCGCGGCTGTCGGGGGAGGGGTTTTCCAGCCCGGTGGTGCTGACCAATTCCGATTTCCGTTTCATTGTCACCGAGCAGCTGGCGGGTGCCGGCATTGATCCCGGTGCGGTCCTGATCGAGCCTGCGGGGCGCAACACGGCGCCTGCGGTGCTGGCGGCGGCCTTGTGGCTGGAGAAACAGGATCCAGACGCGCTGATGCTGGTGGCGCCCTCGGACCATGTGGTGCCGGATGCGGCGGCGTTCCGGACTGCTGTCACGGCAGGCGAGGCGGCCGCCCGCGCAGGCCGGCTGGTCACTTTCGGCATCAAGCCGGACCGGGCCGAAACCGGCTATGGCTATCTGGAGCTGGCAGAGGACCCCGGCGATTTCACCCCGCGCCCGATCGGGCTGAAACGGTTTGTCGAAAAACCGGATGCACAGACTGCGGCGCAGATGCTGGCCTCGGGGCAGTATCTGTGGAATGCGGGGATTTTCCTGTTTTCCGTCAAGACCATTCTGGCGGCGTTCCGCGCCCATGCGCCGGATCTGCTGGCGCCGGTGCAGGCTGCCGTGGATCAGGGCCAGCCTGATTTGGGCTTTTTGCGGCTGGACCCGGCGGCCTGGCAGGGGGCGGCGGATATCTCGATCGACTATGCGGTGATGGAGAAGGCGGCAAACCTCAGCGTTGTTCCCTTTGCGGGCGGCTGGTCCGATCTGGGCGGCTGGGACGCGGTCTGGCGCGAGAGCGGCCCTGATGCGGCGGGTGTGGTGACGGCCGGGCCTGCCACCGCGATCGACTGTGCGGACAGCCTGCTGCGGTCCGAAGGCGAAGGGCTGGAGCTGGTCGGCATCGGGCTGGAAAATATCATTGCCGTGGCAATGCCGGATGCGGTGCTGGTGGCCGCGGCGGACCGCGCTCAGGATGTGAAGCAGGCGGTGGCGGCGCTGAAGGAAAAACGGGCCAAACAGGCCACAGAATTTCCGATGGATCACCGCCCCTGGGGCTGGTTTGAAAGCCTGGCCGTGGGCGATCGCTTTCAGGTCAAGCGCATCCATGTGCATCCCGGTGCGGCGCTGTCCTTGCAAAGCCATCACCACCGCTCGGAGCATTGGATTGTGGTCGAAGGCACCGCCAAGGTGACGGTGAATGGCACCGAACAGCTGGTGAGCGAGAACCAGTCGGTCTATATCCCGCTGGGCGCGGTGCATCGGATGGAGAACCCGGGCAAGGTGCCGATGGTGCTGATCGAGGTGCAGACCGGCAGCTACCTGGGCGAGGACGACATTATCCGTTACGAGGATGTCTATGCCCGCGGCCAGGGCGCCAAAGGGTAG
- a CDS encoding DUF2793 domain-containing protein codes for MTQTSPILALPYLMPAQAQKHVTHNEALQMLDALVQLRVEGFDAAAPPAGPAVGETHALAAAPTGAWAGHGAEIAVWQGEGWLFLAPSPGWRAWSLADAELRVWDGSSWILPPAETQNLGRLGVGTAADAANPLSVAGPATLLTHGGAGHQLKVNKAAAADTAALLFQSNWSGRAEMGLAGSDDFSIKISADGSAWGTALALTADGRAGFGTASPAAHLEIQGGSADYLLAGDGSADFRLGSDGNGSCSGAWSGGGADYAEWFEWVDGNPEGEDRRGLAVVLEGAKIRPALAGETPAGVISGNPAVVGDGDMGEWKRRWLRDAYGSLLRDASGRPQENPAYDPSQPYLPRAARPEWALLGLTGKLRLKTGQPAAAHWIRMRQVSAEVEEWLVR; via the coding sequence ATGACCCAGACCTCGCCGATCCTTGCCCTGCCCTATCTGATGCCTGCCCAGGCGCAGAAACATGTGACCCATAACGAGGCGCTGCAGATGCTGGATGCGCTGGTGCAGCTCCGCGTCGAAGGGTTCGATGCCGCTGCCCCGCCCGCCGGCCCGGCTGTGGGCGAGACCCATGCGCTGGCGGCAGCGCCAACCGGCGCCTGGGCCGGCCACGGGGCTGAGATTGCGGTCTGGCAGGGCGAGGGCTGGCTGTTCCTGGCGCCCTCCCCCGGCTGGCGCGCCTGGAGCCTGGCGGACGCGGAGCTGAGGGTCTGGGACGGCAGCAGCTGGATTCTGCCGCCCGCTGAAACCCAGAACCTCGGCCGCCTCGGGGTGGGCACTGCGGCGGATGCCGCCAACCCGCTGTCGGTTGCAGGGCCTGCGACGCTGCTGACCCATGGCGGCGCGGGCCATCAGCTCAAGGTGAACAAGGCCGCCGCCGCTGACACCGCCGCGCTGCTGTTTCAGTCGAACTGGAGCGGCCGGGCCGAAATGGGGCTGGCGGGTTCTGACGATTTCTCCATCAAGATCTCCGCCGACGGCAGCGCCTGGGGCACCGCGCTGGCGCTGACCGCAGACGGGCGCGCAGGCTTCGGCACTGCCAGCCCGGCAGCGCATCTGGAGATCCAGGGCGGCAGCGCCGATTACCTGCTGGCAGGCGATGGCAGCGCCGATTTCCGGCTGGGATCGGATGGCAACGGCAGTTGCTCCGGCGCCTGGTCCGGCGGCGGCGCCGATTACGCCGAATGGTTCGAATGGGTGGATGGCAATCCCGAAGGCGAAGACCGCCGCGGACTTGCTGTGGTGCTGGAGGGCGCAAAAATCCGCCCGGCCCTCGCGGGGGAAACCCCGGCGGGCGTGATCAGCGGCAACCCGGCGGTGGTGGGCGATGGCGACATGGGGGAGTGGAAGAGGCGCTGGCTGCGCGACGCTTACGGCAGCCTGTTGCGCGATGCCTCAGGCCGCCCGCAGGAAAACCCCGCCTATGACCCGTCACAGCCTTACCTGCCGCGCGCCGCCCGCCCGGAATGGGCGCTGCTGGGACTGACCGGCAAGCTGCGCCTGAAGACAGGCCAGCCCGCCGCTGCCCATTGGATCCGGATGCGGCAGGTCTCGGCTGAGGTCGAGGAATGGCTGGTCCGCTGA
- a CDS encoding calcium-binding protein, which translates to MALAFTGRFAAEDLIFGADLRDLEIAVQDGQAVLYAATGMNGGISRWQLDGSGALPQLAGQQLHGQAGIRTGDFHLAEAGGGLRLLQGGTSQSALTFYELAEDGSLGSQDRDALAGADAGGFGAVAVLQLADGKSAFYAVGAASGGLQGWQLDAAGDVQGQAGAAGGHAAYGLDPAALLALVQTAGGPVLLAADARGLHSFRADAATGALSPGSDLGAEQGLAVSGVTVLEGFEAGGKSWALLGAAGSSSLTLMQVGADGGLQVSARLQDTAMTRFGGLSALEVVEAEGHVLVLAAGNDGGLSLFTLTPGGALIHLESLEHTPGLGLQNVTALEAAAVGGELQVFAASGAAGGISRFTLPLGSLGEMHLAAAGAARLDGSAGNDVLEGGRSGANLYGQAGDDVLVAGAEGGWLTGGSGADTFVINPAAGAVTVRDFTPGEDQLDLSLFEGLYSTGQLDAQARSSGMVMEAGGTRIVLISDAGTPLELADVFGPDLRFSFPQRQEAGETLPGGSFYGGSGADRLDGTGGDDLLSGEGGNDRLDGGRGNDSLEGGIGNDLLEGGSGNDRLEGGSGADSLKGGSGNDVLEGGSGNDRLYGGGGSDRLKGSSGNDLLKGGGSDDRLYGGSGADSLKGGGGQDLLSGQGGRDLLQGGGGSDTLSGGGGKDQLKGQGGHDDLKGGGGKDSLKGGAGRDTLDGGKGRDQLKGQGGDDRLEGGKGHDLLSGGGGEDVFVFARGHGRDTISDFRPGRDLIDLQGAAADGFADLDISRQDGGALILTGSGRIFLEDLNPGRLDADDFLF; encoded by the coding sequence ATGGCACTGGCATTCACCGGGCGGTTCGCCGCAGAGGATCTGATTTTCGGCGCCGATTTGCGCGATCTGGAAATCGCCGTGCAGGACGGTCAGGCGGTGCTTTATGCGGCCACCGGCATGAACGGCGGTATCAGCCGCTGGCAGCTGGATGGCTCCGGCGCCCTGCCGCAGCTGGCGGGCCAGCAGCTGCACGGGCAGGCCGGGATCCGCACCGGGGATTTCCACCTGGCCGAGGCCGGCGGCGGGCTGCGGCTGCTGCAGGGCGGAACCAGCCAAAGCGCGCTGACATTTTATGAGCTGGCGGAAGATGGCAGCCTGGGCAGCCAGGACCGCGATGCGCTGGCAGGCGCCGATGCGGGCGGCTTTGGCGCGGTGGCGGTGCTGCAGCTGGCAGATGGCAAATCCGCGTTTTATGCGGTGGGGGCGGCCAGCGGCGGTCTGCAGGGCTGGCAGCTGGATGCGGCGGGGGATGTGCAGGGCCAGGCCGGTGCCGCGGGCGGCCATGCGGCTTATGGCCTGGATCCGGCGGCGCTTTTGGCTTTGGTGCAGACGGCGGGCGGCCCGGTGCTGCTGGCGGCGGATGCGCGGGGGCTGCACAGCTTCCGGGCCGATGCCGCCACCGGCGCGCTGAGCCCCGGCAGCGATCTGGGGGCGGAACAGGGGTTGGCGGTCTCCGGCGTTACCGTGCTGGAAGGATTTGAGGCCGGCGGCAAATCCTGGGCGCTGCTGGGGGCGGCGGGCAGCAGCTCGCTTACTCTGATGCAGGTGGGCGCGGATGGCGGGCTGCAGGTCTCAGCCCGGCTGCAGGATACCGCGATGACCCGTTTCGGCGGCCTTAGCGCGCTGGAGGTGGTGGAGGCAGAGGGCCATGTGCTGGTGCTGGCGGCGGGCAATGACGGCGGCCTCAGCCTGTTCACCCTGACCCCGGGCGGCGCGCTGATCCATCTTGAGAGCCTGGAGCACACACCGGGGCTGGGTTTGCAGAATGTGACCGCGCTGGAGGCGGCGGCGGTTGGCGGCGAGCTGCAGGTCTTTGCCGCCTCGGGTGCGGCAGGCGGCATCAGCCGGTTCACCCTGCCGCTTGGCAGCCTGGGCGAGATGCATCTGGCGGCGGCGGGGGCGGCGCGGCTGGACGGCAGTGCCGGCAATGACGTGCTGGAGGGCGGCCGGAGCGGTGCAAACCTCTATGGCCAGGCGGGCGATGATGTGCTGGTTGCGGGGGCGGAAGGCGGCTGGCTGACCGGCGGCAGCGGTGCTGATACCTTTGTCATCAACCCGGCGGCCGGGGCGGTGACGGTGCGCGATTTCACCCCCGGCGAAGACCAGCTGGACCTGTCGCTGTTCGAAGGGCTCTACAGCACCGGCCAGCTGGATGCGCAGGCGCGCAGCAGCGGCATGGTGATGGAAGCGGGAGGCACCCGGATTGTGCTGATCAGCGATGCGGGCACGCCGCTGGAGCTGGCGGATGTGTTCGGCCCGGATCTGCGGTTTTCCTTTCCGCAGCGGCAGGAGGCGGGGGAGACCCTGCCGGGCGGCAGTTTCTACGGCGGCAGCGGCGCTGACCGGCTGGACGGCACCGGCGGCGATGACCTGCTGAGCGGCGAGGGCGGCAACGACCGGCTGGACGGGGGGCGCGGCAATGACAGTCTTGAAGGCGGCATCGGCAACGACCTGCTGGAGGGCGGGTCGGGCAATGACCGGCTGGAGGGCGGCAGCGGCGCCGACAGCCTGAAGGGCGGCAGCGGCAATGATGTGCTGGAGGGCGGATCCGGCAATGACCGGCTTTATGGCGGCGGCGGCAGCGACAGGCTGAAGGGCAGCAGCGGCAATGACCTGCTGAAAGGCGGCGGCAGCGATGACAGGCTTTATGGCGGCAGCGGCGCCGACAGTCTCAAGGGCGGCGGCGGTCAGGACCTGCTGTCCGGGCAGGGCGGCCGCGATCTGCTGCAGGGCGGCGGCGGCAGCGACACCCTGTCCGGCGGCGGCGGCAAGGACCAGCTCAAGGGCCAGGGCGGGCATGATGACTTGAAGGGCGGCGGCGGCAAGGACAGCCTGAAGGGCGGGGCGGGGCGCGATACGCTGGACGGCGGCAAGGGCCGCGACCAGCTCAAGGGCCAGGGCGGCGATGACCGCCTGGAGGGCGGCAAGGGGCATGACCTGCTCAGCGGCGGCGGTGGCGAGGATGTCTTTGTCTTTGCCCGCGGCCACGGGCGCGACACCATTTCCGACTTCCGCCCCGGCCGCGACCTGATTGATCTGCAGGGGGCTGCGGCGGACGGGTTTGCGGATCTGGACATCAGCCGTCAGGACGGCGGAGCGCTGATCCTCACCGGCTCGGGCAGGATCTTTCTGGAAGACCTGAACCCGGGCCGGCTGGATGCGGATGACTTTCTGTTTTGA
- a CDS encoding glycosyltransferase family 2 protein — MPGFDTMTSGQGPGLPAESAVCCGPESVLVVVPALNEAAAIEACIASLRAGDGFMEHVRIVIADGGSNDGTQDIVAGLAASDPMLQLVHNPDRLQSAGINRAVDSAARPEHTILVRCDAHSVYPPGYVRRVAEAFAARPEAASVATVMDAAGHSGFERACAWVVDTPLGSGGSQHRGGGRSQWVDHGHHAGFRLDWFRRIGGYNPRFSHNEDAEYDRRLVLAGGRIWLDAENRLIYRMRPSLAALMRQYWNYGRGRARTVLEHRMRPRLRQLVPVLNVLGLLGCLVLGAVWPPALIWPVAYAAALLAVSLTGALCLRGPAGLWAGAALGVMHNAWGLGFLRIWVAAWVPAWLSGVMVRGMQRAQRMLSRSPKP, encoded by the coding sequence GTGCCGGGTTTTGACACGATGACATCCGGCCAGGGGCCAGGCCTGCCTGCAGAGAGCGCAGTTTGCTGCGGGCCGGAGAGCGTGCTGGTTGTGGTCCCTGCCCTGAATGAAGCGGCCGCAATCGAGGCTTGCATCGCGTCCTTGCGTGCCGGGGACGGGTTCATGGAGCATGTGCGGATCGTCATCGCCGACGGCGGCAGCAATGATGGCACCCAGGATATTGTTGCCGGCCTGGCGGCGTCGGATCCGATGCTGCAGCTTGTTCATAATCCGGACCGGCTGCAATCGGCGGGGATCAACCGTGCGGTGGACAGCGCAGCGCGGCCTGAACACACAATCCTGGTGCGCTGCGATGCCCATTCGGTCTATCCGCCGGGTTATGTCAGGCGGGTGGCCGAAGCCTTTGCGGCGCGCCCTGAGGCGGCCTCGGTCGCCACTGTGATGGATGCCGCAGGCCACAGCGGGTTTGAGCGCGCCTGCGCATGGGTGGTGGATACGCCGCTTGGCTCGGGCGGGTCGCAGCACCGCGGCGGCGGGCGGTCGCAATGGGTGGATCATGGCCATCATGCCGGGTTCCGGCTGGATTGGTTCCGCCGCATCGGCGGCTATAACCCGCGCTTCAGCCATAACGAGGATGCCGAATACGACCGCCGCCTGGTGCTGGCCGGGGGGCGGATCTGGCTGGATGCGGAAAACCGGCTGATCTACAGGATGCGGCCATCGCTGGCGGCCTTGATGCGGCAGTACTGGAATTACGGCCGCGGCCGCGCACGCACGGTGCTGGAGCACCGGATGCGGCCGCGCCTGCGCCAGCTTGTGCCGGTGCTGAATGTGCTGGGGCTGCTGGGCTGCCTGGTTCTTGGCGCAGTGTGGCCGCCCGCGCTGATCTGGCCTGTGGCTTATGCTGCGGCGCTGCTGGCGGTCTCGCTGACGGGCGCGCTGTGCCTGCGCGGCCCGGCCGGCCTGTGGGCCGGGGCGGCGCTGGGGGTCATGCACAATGCCTGGGGGCTGGGATTTCTGCGTATATGGGTGGCTGCTTGGGTGCCCGCTTGGCTGTCCGGGGTCATGGTGCGGGGGATGCAGCGGGCGCAGCGGATGCTGTCTCGTTCGCCGAAGCCCTGA
- a CDS encoding oligosaccharide flippase family protein, which yields MLRLRARLPFPGRSPGRSESGGSGGAAPAQFFASIRALIGARAVLALLQLFSLPVLTRLLDVRDFALMALGMVIPLFANTVSDAGLGRSLVRRQHFDPVEWSSVFWFLFLVGAALAGMTAAAAPVFAGVMGEPGLAAIVLVLASVPFLLSLTSAHQAALERAYRFDQISSVTVAAGIAGVLTAVALALAGAGVWALVAQQVVTALLRAAGFAWLSAFQPRFAFDWPLLRPHLHFGKNTLLFSGVMTLQNQTPVLAFGPVFGTLAVSLWAMSERAARLARTALAGPVSQVTLVSMSRQWREGKGAAEVAALYLASTRLLATLLFPSFLVIALAGEAAFVWILSEPWRPVAVVFALAVPGLLIDAVASSGARVFMVADRTDLRLRMAAERFAIGLLLFLAALPFGLEAAILVRSLFAIAYLPRYWAYLGRCVPLDRLACARQLILPAAAGIAAGLGFRIWAAPQIPGLAWEALAVLAAAAAAPVLAAALSWRPLRADIARLRASANETASAAPAASPAP from the coding sequence ATGCTGAGGCTGCGCGCCCGCCTGCCGTTTCCGGGGCGCAGCCCCGGCCGGAGCGAAAGCGGCGGCAGCGGCGGCGCTGCACCGGCGCAGTTTTTTGCCAGCATCCGCGCGCTGATCGGCGCCCGCGCCGTTCTGGCCCTGCTGCAGCTGTTCAGCCTGCCGGTGCTGACCCGGCTGCTGGATGTGCGGGACTTTGCGCTGATGGCGCTTGGCATGGTGATCCCGCTGTTTGCCAATACCGTCAGCGACGCCGGCCTTGGCCGGTCGCTGGTGCGCAGGCAGCATTTTGATCCGGTGGAGTGGAGCAGCGTGTTCTGGTTCCTGTTTCTGGTCGGCGCAGCGCTGGCCGGGATGACCGCTGCCGCGGCGCCGGTTTTTGCCGGGGTGATGGGCGAACCCGGTCTGGCGGCAATTGTGCTGGTGCTGGCCTCGGTGCCTTTTCTGCTATCGCTGACGTCAGCGCATCAGGCTGCGCTGGAGCGCGCCTACCGCTTTGATCAGATCTCAAGCGTGACCGTGGCGGCAGGGATCGCCGGGGTGCTGACGGCAGTGGCGCTGGCGCTGGCGGGTGCAGGGGTGTGGGCGCTGGTGGCGCAGCAGGTGGTCACAGCCCTGTTGCGGGCGGCCGGGTTTGCCTGGCTGTCCGCGTTTCAGCCGCGCTTTGCCTTTGACTGGCCCTTGCTGCGGCCGCATCTGCACTTCGGCAAGAACACGCTGCTGTTTTCCGGTGTCATGACACTGCAGAACCAGACGCCGGTGCTGGCCTTCGGGCCGGTGTTCGGCACCCTTGCGGTGTCGCTCTGGGCAATGTCCGAACGCGCCGCCCGGCTGGCCCGGACCGCATTGGCCGGGCCGGTGTCGCAGGTGACGCTTGTGTCGATGTCGCGGCAGTGGCGGGAGGGCAAGGGCGCGGCAGAGGTCGCAGCCCTGTATCTTGCCTCGACCCGGCTGCTGGCGACGCTGCTGTTTCCCTCTTTCCTGGTGATCGCTCTGGCCGGCGAGGCGGCCTTTGTCTGGATCCTGTCCGAACCCTGGCGCCCGGTGGCCGTTGTCTTTGCGCTGGCGGTGCCCGGCCTGCTGATCGACGCGGTGGCCTCCAGCGGCGCCCGCGTCTTCATGGTGGCCGACCGGACCGACCTGCGGCTGCGCATGGCGGCTGAGCGTTTTGCCATCGGGCTGCTGCTGTTCCTGGCGGCGCTGCCGTTCGGGCTGGAGGCAGCCATCCTGGTCCGCAGCCTGTTCGCCATCGCCTATCTGCCGCGGTACTGGGCCTATCTCGGGCGCTGCGTGCCGCTGGACCGCCTGGCCTGCGCGCGCCAGCTGATCCTGCCGGCGGCGGCAGGCATCGCCGCCGGGCTGGGGTTCAGGATCTGGGCCGCCCCGCAGATCCCCGGACTGGCCTGGGAAGCGCTGGCAGTGCTGGCAGCCGCCGCTGCCGCGCCGGTCCTGGCCGCCGCGCTGTCCTGGCGTCCGCTCAGGGCCGATATCGCCCGGCTCAGGGCTTCGGCGAACGAGACAGCATCCGCTGCGCCCGCTGCATCCCCCGCACCATGA